TCCCATTTCATACCTCTCTTAATTGAACTATAAATTCCATATATGAAATAACCTAAATACACAATAGCAAAAAATATTGAAATAATACTAATAGAATTTGCTAAAATAGCACTATATTTCGATTTTAAAAACACATTAAATTTTATAAATCCTTGAACTATCATAATTTCTATAAACATTAGCATTAAATTATACGTAATCAAAAAAACTTTATAGTATTTTTCAATTCCAAAAATACTAGCAAAAAAGATTGCTAATGAAACACATATACCAAATAATGGAAATTTAGAAGAATATATCATAATCATATCATCCGAATCTCTATTTAATTTATAAATCTTTTTAGATAAAAATGAATACCCTAAAGAGCAAAAAACAAAAGAAATCCCAAATGAAATTGCAGGGTAAATTGTCTTCATGGTTTCAACAAAAGCTTCTACACTTCCTATTCTTAAAATTTCTTTGTAATCCTTAAAATTATCTAATAATTCTGCCATTGTCTTTAAAAATGCCTCATAAGCATTTGAGTTTAATTCTAAAAGCATAAAATCACTTACTAGAAGCATTGCCATAGCAATTGCGCTTCCAAACATAATTTTATAGCCGTCTACACCTTTATCCATTCCTTTTATAAATATGAAAGAAATAATTACAGGAATGAGCGCAGTGAAATTTCCTAAAATCATAATAGATAATATTGAATACATTCCAGCCGATAAGATATACATCCTTAGATTTGATTTTTTATATAAAATTACCATTGGAACAAAACTTAATAAATTTAAGATAGGAAACAAAACCATTCCTATAGCCAAAAAATAATATAAAAATACTTTTTTATCTTGCATTTTAAACCTCTATTTCATAAACTAACTTTAATAAATTTTCATTTATTAATTCTCTATAACACATATTTTTTAAAATAATATAGTCTTTATACAAATGCATAAAGTTACTAATATTATACCATATTTCCGATTATAAATAAATGCGTTGAAAATTTAATTTTGACAAAGAAAAACAGCAAATCTTTTGAATTGCTGTTAAAAAAGTTTCACGATAAAATTTATCTATATTTTTTCATTATATACTTAAGTTTTGGCGTTTCAATAACTTCATCAATTTCAAATCCAAGTTTAGTATAAAGATTTTTTGCATTTTTATTAGAATCGAAAACATTTAAAGAAATACTTTTTATATTTTCATCTTTAAAAATCAAATCTATAAAACTCCTTATTGCCTCTTTTCCAAAACCCATTCCTTGCTTTTTAGGATTTATTATAATTCTACCAATATGTATATTATCTTTTTCAATTCTTATTTGCTGAATCATTCCTAAAAATTCATCTTCATTGAATATGGAAAACACATTTTCCATTTCTTTAATTTTATCATAAGTCAAAGGATATGAAATTTTTAGTCCCATCCATTGTTCTTGAAAAGCCTCTCCTCTTTCATTTGACCATTCACATAATAGTGTGGCATTTTCTTTTCTTAATCCTCTTTCAAATCTAATAACCATATAAAACCTCAATTTTATTATAATTTTTATTTTCTATACAAATAATTTTCTGCTTTAGATTTAATATATTTATTTCTAAAAGTAATAGATATAGCTAGTGGTAAAATTATAAGAGGTAGACAAAAAGCAACTCCCGCAATAGCTAAAGTTTTATATTGACCTCTCCCGTGTAAATCCTTCTTCATTCCGTTCAAAGAATCTGCAAAATAATTTAAAATTGATCCATTATTTACCATTGATAACAAAACAAACTCTACTATAACTAATGCTATAAATATAAGAGCTGTCCATCTTGCAGCAACATTGCATATCTCTATTCTTTTTTCTATACTTATATCTTCTGCATTTTGAATATTCTTAAACCATTTTTTTGCTCTTTCTTCCTTTGTCATATCTATTTCTCCTATAAATTTAAATTTCATCTATCTTAAAGTTTTAGTATTGCAATAACTTCATCTCCATCCATATCTCCATTTTCTACAAAACCAAATGAATGATACAACTCTTTAGCAATTTTATTTTCAGGTTCATAAGATAGCCAACAATACTCCGCTTTACCACAAGGAAATGATTTAATAAAATCTAAAGCAAGTTTCATAGCTTCTTTTCCAAAGCCTTTTTGTTGATAAGTCTCATCAATCATCAAACGCCACAGATTATAGTTTTCCTTTGCTATATTCGGAACATTTTCCCAAGTTTCATCCACATCATATCCAATCATCAGAAAACCAACAGGTCTATCGCCATCATAGATTCCAAACGGAAAAACAACACCATTTGATGTAATAGTTAAATATGCTTCAATAATACTTACGTCATTAGATGCTACAAAATTTTTTTGCGATTTAGACACTTTTAATTTAAGTATCTCCCATATATTTTTCCTATTTATTTTTTCTAAATGAAGCATATTACCTCCAAATTTTTTTAATTTATTTTACTTTTATTATAACACAAGATTATTTATTTATATATCTATAATAGTTATTATACTATATTTTCAATTATAAATAAATGCGTTGTAAATTTAATTTTGACAAAGAAAAACCCCAAATCTTTTGTTCTGATTTGGGGATTTACATTATAAGCTAATTACATTTTGTTATCTATTTTTTCTTTTTTGAATAAAGAAAACCTACTAAACTTGTTACTGCTAACAATATACTTGAATTTGAAATATTAGTTTTTGGAATACCTTTGTTACTTTTTGTATTTTTTTGTTTTGTTTGTTTAACTTCACTCTTATCTTTTTTATCGTCTTCCTTCTTATTTAAAACATGAATTTGTGTTTTGGCATAACCATTTTTAAATTTAAACTCAAGATTATGATTTCCTTCTGCTAAAGAATTTTTAAATTCATTAGCAAACTCTACGATTGTACTACCTGATTTTAAAGTGTACATTGATGGGTCAACAAGCTTGCCATCTAAATATACATTTTCAAAATTTTTAACATCTTCATCCAATCTAAAGTATAATTTATGGCCATCATTTTTCGTTACAGTTTGATTTTTACCATATAAAAATTCAATTACCTTAGGATTGTTGTTATTTTGTTTATCTGATGAATTATTATTCTTTCCTTTTTCGAGCTTAGCTTTTAAAGAATTAACTTTTTCTTCAAGTTCTTTTATTTTTTTGTTAAGATCATCAATTTCATTTTGTTTTTTACTTCCGGATTGCTTTGCCTTTTCTAATTTTTGCTTGGTTTCTTCAAGCTCTTTTTTAGTTTTTTCTAAATCTTGGCTAGTTTTTTCAAATTCCTGTTCAATTTTTTCAAGCTCTTTTATCTTTTTGCTAAGCTGATCAATTTCATTTTGCTTTTTACTTCCAGATTGTTTTGCACTTTCTAACTCTTGCTTAGCTTTTTCTAATTCTTGCTTGATTTTTTCAAGTTCTTTTTTAGTTTTTTCTGAATCTTGTTTGGCTTTTTCAAATTCTTTTTTAGTTTTTTCAAGCTCTTTTTTAGTTTTTTCAAACTCATTTTTTGTTTTTTCTGAATCTTCCTTAGCTTTTTTAAATTCCTGTTCAATTTTTTCAAGTTCTTTTATCTTTTTGTTAAGCTCATCAATTTCATTTTGTTTTTTACTTCCGGATTGTTTTGCACTTTCTAACTCTTGTTTGATTTTTTCAAGTTCGTTTTTAGTTTTTTCTGATTTTTGCTTAGCTTTTTCAAATTCCTGTTCAATTTTTTCAAGCTCTTTTATCTTTTTGCTAAGCTCATCAATTTTATTTTCTTTTTTACTTCCAGATTGTTTTGCATTTTCTAACTCTTGCTTAGCTTTTTCAAGTTCTTGTTTAATTTTTTCAAGTTCTTTTCTAGTTTTTTCTGAATCTTGTTTTGATTTTTCAAGCTCTTGTTTGATTTTTTCAAGTTCTTTTTTTGTGTTTTCTAAAATTCTTTCAAGTTCTTTTTTTTCTCTTTCTCCAACTATTGATGGAGCATTTTCTGTACTTAATTTATCTAATAAGTCTTTATTCGGAGCAGTATATCCATTCCAATTTGGTGTTTCATTTTGAAGTTTAGAGTCTTCAATCGAATTTGTAGATTTTTTACCATCTATTGCATATCCTTTTGTTTTTTTGTCAATAGTTATTGAGTCAAGTACAGCTTTTCCACCTTCATTCTTACTCATATAACTATTTCCACCATGCAAATATGCATTATCAACAGTAATTGTTCCATTACCTGAAACTCCATTTCCACCTTTGCCTGAAAATCTACCATTTCCTCCAACAGCAATTAAAGTTCCTTTTCCTGCTACTGTTCCCTCTAATTTTAAAGCATCTCCTCCATTACTTGTAAGAGCATAGCGACCGCCTGCAAAAAGTCCAAGTTTTGCATCTTTTTCAATAGTTAATGTTTTACCTTTTGCAATCTCCATTGCTCCTTGTCCTTTATATTGTTCACCTGTAGGAGCTTCATCTCCACGTATAAATACATTACCTTTTATAGTTGCATTACCTTGAACACTCACAACTGGAGTTTGTATATGTTTTGCATTTTTTCCATCAGTTAAATAATTGGCATTTGAATAAATAACAGAGTTTTGTAATGTTGCACCATCTTTTAAAATAATTTGACCATTTATAGAAGATCCACTTGCAAAACTCTTATGATAGTCATCATAATTTACTTCAAGAGTTCCACCATTTTCAACTGTTATTTTTCCATATAATGATGAATCCGAAAGATTAAGTTTACCACCGTCTTTTACTACAATATTTACAGAACTTAAAATTTTCATATTTATAAGATAAAGTTCACCCGTAACAATTAAAGTTTGAGTGGTAGCTTTATTTTCTTCAATTGGATAGCCTAGTTCAGAATATTTTCCACTCTCTCTTGAGCCAAACCAAAGTTTTAAATTTTTTGGAACAGTTACTTCTTCTTTATCTTTTCCAAACTTTTTGATTACCCAAGGTTTCATATCCCATTCTTTTTTTGTAGTAGGGTTTTTTAAAGTTTTAAATTCTTTGTCTACCAATCTTTCTTCAAGTGTAACTTCATTAGAATCAAATACTTCAAAATCTAATTCATTTGATTTTAGCTTTCCATCTTTTGATTGTACAAAAACCTTATAATTTCCTTTTTTAGAAGGAATTCCAGATAATTTGATACTATTGTCCATTTTTGAATATTTTGCTATCATACCGGAATCATCAGAAATAATTTTTGCTTCTAATTCTAAATCATGTTTTAATTCTTTTGCATCTTTAAAGTCTGAATCTGCTGGTGTTTCTTTTTCAGTATAAGCAATTTGTAATTTTACATTACTGTTTTTATTTGAATTTACTCCACCACCAGTAGCAGATGAAATAGCATCATATTTTTGTTGCCCAATAATTGCCGCTTCAAATGAGCCTACAATTCTTAAATGATATTTTTTAGAATAATTATTATCTTTTTTAACAAAAGAATTTCCATTTCTTTCAAATGAAACAGAAGATTCATCATTGAAAACAAATTTAACTATATGTCCGTCTGGCACTTTTTGTCCAAGATACAAAACTTTATTTTCTTCATCTATAAAGTAATTATTTCCAAAAACAGCTGATTTGCTACTTGTCTTCCAATATTCAACATTATTCACAAAAATCTGCTTAATTTGTGTAATCTTATCTTTTAACTCAAGAGAATATTTATTTTCAAAGTTTGATTCATTAATTGCTTTTAATGAAAATTCATTATTTTCTTTATTATCAGGAGTTTCATTTGGTGTAGAAGGTTTTTTATTGTTATTTTCTTCTATTTTTATAAAATTATCTCCATCTTTTTTAAATGAAATAGTACTTTTATCTTTAAACTCAATTTTTATAACTTCTTTATCCTTTGGATTAAGACCAAGGTATAAACAGTTATCTGATAAATCAACAAAAAATGTCTTTCCAAATACTGCAGTTTTATAATCTTTTTTTACATATTCATTATTTTCTACAAAAATTTTTGTTATTTCCTTTAATTTATCTTTAGGCGTAATTTCATATTTATCACTACTTCCAAATCTACCTTTGATAAATTTTAAAGAAATATCATCTTTTTGTTCTTGTGTTGTCGTTTTTGCATTTAAAACTTGCATTTGACTAATTGGAATTAAGCACATTGAAAGGCTTAAAACAATTGCCGTAAATTTTTTCTTCATATAAACCTCCAAATTTTTAATATAGATTGATTTGCAATATCGTTTAAATTATATTATATAATTATATTTGAAGTCAAGATATTTTTATAATTTTTTTAATAAACCTTTTGAAGGGATTTAATTATACACATTTTTAAAATTTTTAATTTAGTTTAATTAGCATTGACTAATTAGTCAAATGATGATATAATTTTATTGAACGAAATTGACTATTGAGTCAACAAAGGAGGCGTTTATGGTTACTAAAAATTTTGAAAAAATTTCAGAAGATAAAAAACAAATGATAATAAATAAAGGGATAAAAATTTTCTCAGAGTTTTCATTTGTGGAGGCAAAAACTGATTTAATAGTTAAGGAAGCTGGTATTTCTAAGGGTTTATTATTTTACTATTTTGATAATAAAAAGAATTTTTATCTATATCTACTTAATTATGCAGTAGATTTATTGACACAGAATTTAGAATGTAAGACATATTATGATTTTTTCGATAACATTTTTAGTATTATGGATAAAAAATGTAATTTAATAAAAAAATATCCTAATGAAACTAAATTTTTAAATATGGCTTCTAAGGAAACAAGCAAAGAAGTTGACAAAGAAATTAAGGATATTTTTAGTGAATATCACAAAAAATCAAATGAAAAATTAAAAAAACAAATTTCTAATTCTATTAAAATATTTAACTTAAGAAAAGATATTGATCATGAATTAGTTGTGGATGCTTTATCTTTATATATTGATGCGATTGTTATAAAACATCTCAATCTATATCAAGATAATCCAATGGATTTATTCGACAATTATGATGAATTTAAAAATAGTATTAGTAAATATCTAGGTTTAATGCTTAATGGATTTCTTAATACAGATTGTTTAAGATAGGAGGATAAAATGTTTTATAAAAATCCTTATGAATACTTATCTGGAAAACTTGAAAATAAAAAGCTAATTAATGCTGGTTTTTCAGAAAAAACTTATGACACAGGTACTGTTAAACTTAACTATGTAATTGGTCCAAAAAACGGACCAAGTTTGTTGCTAATTCCTGCTCAAATAGGAATGTGGGAGAGTTATAAAAAAGTACTAATACCTTTATCTAAAATTTTTCAAGTTTATTCAATAGATATAAGAGGACATGGAAAATCTACTTGGACACCTGGTTATTATTCTTGGGAAATTGTAGGTGAAGACTTAAAAATGTTTATCAAAAATGTAATAAAAGAAAAAGTACTTATAAGCGGAAATTCATCTGGGGGTATTCTTGCCCTATGGTGTGCAGTTAATATTCCTGAATATGTTTCTGGAATTGTTCTCGAGGATGCCCCAATTTTTTCTACGGAGATGCCAAGATTTAAAGAACAAGATAAATTTGTTTACAATGGATTAAAACATCTTGTTGACAAAATTGGAAATATTGAAGACAGAGATTTGGCGGATTATTTTAGAGATATAGAAACACCCGCATCTGATAAGAGAATTAAAAAAATTCCAAACTGGTTTGCTAATTGTTTATCAAAAAAGATAAAAAAATTTCAAAATAAATACCCTGATAAACCCATTACAGTAGGATTCCCAGATAGTTTACGACTACTTATTAAATCATTGTCTATGTTTGATCCCGATTTTGCTAGAGCTTTTGTTGATGGAAGATTTTATGATGGGATTAACCACGAAGAAGCCTTTAAAAAAACAAAATGTCCAATAATGCTTATTCACGCTGACTGGAAAAGATATGAAAATTTTGGACTTGTAGGAGCTTTTGATGAAGATGATGCTAAACATGCAATTTCTTTAGCTCCACAAATTATATATAAAAAAGTTTCTGCTAATCATGTAATTCACGCTTTTAAACCTAAAAAATTTATTGAATTATTAACTGAATTTAAAGAAAGTATATAAATTTATTAATCTATTTAGAATAAAAAGAGCTGATAGCTAAGATTTAAAATCTATAATCAGTTCTTTTTCTAAAATTCAGTATAAATTTTTATTGTGAAACAACAAGGTTCTCGGTACCCACCCGATGCAAAGCATCGTGAAAGGCTGGGGTTCTTATTGCGAAACAACAAAAGAGAAGACTTATATATTTTGATATAAAATCTTCTCTTTTTAAAAATTTGACATTCATTATTTTATTTTACATACCTCTTACATTTTGTTATAAAAATAAATTCACCTATTTCCAAAATTTATCTTCTTCCTCTTGTTGTTCTGCAAAAGTCCATACTTCTTGTATTTTTCCATTCTCTATTCTAAATAAATCAATACCAGGGTCATTTAGTTTTTCATCTTCTTTTTCAGCTAAAGAAACAACACTTGCAACAACAAAACAATCATTACTTGCAGCCCAATTTGTAATTACTCTAAATGTCCCATTGCTTCTTTTGGTAAATTCTCCTAAACGTTCTCCCAATGCCTCTTTTCCTTTAACAATTCCTGAAAGTGGACCTTCTCCTCCCATATGCCATACAATATTATCAGACATTGTTTCAAAAACCGATTTAAAATCTCCCTTCAATAATGCTTCTGTATAAGCATTGTATACTTTCATAATTTCACTTTTCATAGCCAATCTCCTTTCTTTTTGAGGATTGAATTTCCTCTTACTATTATTATACTTTTTAAGTCTTGACTTTAAAAGTACGAACATTTATAATACATAGTATCTGATTCGATACTATAACACATGTTAAGGAGGTTTTTATGTCAACTATTTATGATAAATGCCCTTATGTTACTACTCAGAAGGTTTTACAAGGAAAATGGGCAATTGTAGTTTTATATCATTTAAGTACAGGTACTAAAAGATTTAATGAACTTGAAAGATTAATTCCTGAAGTTACTCGAACTGTTTTAACAAGGCAATTGCGTCAATTAGAACAAGATAAATTAATCAAAAGAAAAGTTTTTGCTGAAGTACCTCCTCATGTTGAATACTCTTTAAGTACATTAGGTACTAAATTTCAGAAAGTTTTGAACGAAATAGAAATTTTTGGACTAGATTATATTTCTGAACTTAACAAAATTAATAATCTAAAAAATAAATAAACTTATATATACTTAATTTTGTCGTTGATTTATTTACATGAGATTTATAATATAAATCAAGTTCTCATGTTTTCTTATAATACTGTTTTTTATTATGGATAAAAAATGCAATTTCATTATCTCCACAAAATCTCCACAAATTATATGTAAAAAAGTTTCTACTAATCATCTAATTCACGCTTTTAAACCTAAAAAATCTACTGAATTATTAACAGAATTTAAAGAAAATATCTAACTATTTTAAAAGAAAAAAGAGCTGATAGCTAAGATTTAAAATCTCTAGTCAGCTCTTTATCTAAATTTCATAATATTTTTTGCTTTATATTTCTACAAATAAAATATCTTCTTTATCCAACTCTAAACTCTTTTCAATTTTTCCATTTTTAAAATAATATGCCCCACCAACGCTTATTGGCTCTTCTTTTGTGATTGAATTTACCAAAAGGACATTATCTGATACCAATTTAGATTGCTTTGCATAATCGGATTGTTCAGTATTTTCCCATTCCTCTTTTGTGAAATTACAATACACAGGCCAAAGTAAAATTCCATTTGTTTTAAATTTTTCAGGACAAATCCACATATCGCCACATAGTGCAATTTTAAATTCTCTATTCTTATAGATAAAAGATGCTGAAATCTTTCCTTCACAATAATGTTCATCGGTAATTGAATATTCTTTCCAATTTTTAGTAATTCTTCTATAGTTGTGAATTATTTTTCCTTTTTCAATTACTACAAAAGAAGAAAAAATTTGCTCTCTTTCTCTTTCGATATATCCGATACCAAGATCAATATTATATTTTTCACTAAGATTTTTTAGTTTATCCATTATAAAAGAATCTTTTGTAATTGCAATATTTTTATCTATTTCATAATTCCAAGAAAGCGAGTCAAATCCTTGTAAAAAAGTTTCTCCAAAACAAAGCAAATCAGCTTTTCCATTATCAGAGATAATCGCCTTTTCTATTTTTTTAATATTATATTCAATTTCTCCATTGTTAAATTCGTAAGAAACCAATCCTATTTTCATAATATCTCCATTAAAATATTTTTGACATCATATACTCATCTACATATTTTCCATTTACATACATTGTCTTTTTCTTAGTGCCTTCAATAGAAAATCCCATTTTTTCATATAATTTTATTGCCGACACATTTTCACATTCAACAGTAAGTTCTAATCTTATAATTTTGTTTTTAACCGCCCAATCATCAAGCATTTGAAAAAGTTTTGTTCCAATTTTTCTATTTTGGTAATCTTTTTGTATTCCAATTACAATATAAGCAATATGTCTAATTCTCCTAAAAGCTCCTCTTTCCGCTGATAAAAAGCCTACTATTTTATCATCCTCTATTGCTCCTAAAAATAAATTATTTTCATCTTTTAAATTTTTTACAAGTTTTTCCTCATTCCAAACTCTTTCGTCAGGTTCAAACATCATAAAATTTGTTTCGCTGTCAATAATTTTTAGACAATTATAAAACTCTCTAACATCTGTATCTATCAATCTTCTAATTTCCATAATAATCTCCATTTTTAATTTCATTTAATATATTTATTTTATCATATAATTATAATTTATCAAAAATTATTTTTTTGTAATTTTTTTCTTTTTGTAGTATAATCAAACTGCAAGGATTATACATTAAAATTTTTTAATTAATGTTAATCATTGTGAATTTAGCTTAAGGAGGCAATATGAAAAGTATAAAAATTGATGAATTTAAAAACTTTAAATTTTTAGGAAATTTACATTTAAGTAAAGATGAAAAAAATCTATTTTATTCCGTTTCTAATATGAATTTAGAAAAAAATTCTTATGAACACAGAATATATAAAATGGACTTGGAAACTAAAAAGTCCTTCGTTTTTACTAATGGTGCTAAGGAAAGTTCTTTTATTGAACTTTTAGACGGTTCTATTCTTTTTGCAAGTGATAGAGAAGACAAAAAAGAAGACTCAGATATAACTAAATTTTATAGAATATGCCCTTTAGGTGGCGAAGCTGTTTTAGACTTTACTATTCCTGCTTTGGTAAATAGAATAAAACAAATAAATGACGATGAATTTTTAGTTTTGGCTAATTTTAATAGAACAAAAGAATTAGAAAAAATTGAAAAAGAAGAAGAAAAGGAAGATAGTAAAGAAAAAACTTATGACGATTCTAAGGATTATCTTGTTGCAACTGAAATTCCTTTCTGGGGAAATAATATTGGCTTTACAAATGAAGACAGAAGTAGGCTTTATCTTTTTAATAAAAATACTTCTGAATTAATTCCTTTAAGTGATGATATCACTGATATTTATGGTTTAGAAATAAATGAAAATAAAACTAAAGCTGTATTTATAGCAACATCTTATACAGGAAAAATGCCTCTTGTAAATGAAGTTAAAATTTTAGATATTAGTTCTAAAGCAGTAGATATTTTAGCAAAAGACTATTCTTTCGAATATGCTAACTTTATAGATAATGAAAATATTGTAGTTAAAGCTTCAGATATGCAAGAATATGGTTTAAATGAAAATTCAAATATTTATATTATAAATATTAACAATAAGTCATTTGAAAAGATTGTAAATGATAATTTTGATATGTGTATGCATAATTCTGTTGGTACTGATATGAGATTAACTGGCGGAAAAAGTACTTTAGTAAAAGACGGATTTATGTACTTCATAAATACTGAGGTAAATAGTTCATATATTTATAGAATTGACAAAAATGGAAATCTCGAAAGATTAAACGAAAAATCAGGTTCTATAGATTGTATTGACGTTTCTAAAGATGGCAAAATTTATGCCATTGCATTAAAAGACTCTAATTTACAAGATGTTTATGAAATTTCTAGAGAAGAAGAAAATAGAATTTCTTTCCATAATGATACTACTGAATATTCTCTTTCAGAAATTGAAGAAATTACTTTTACTAATGACGGAATTGGTTTTATCGGATATGTTATGAAACCTGTTGACTATGATCCAGAGAAAAAATATCCAGGTGTACTTCATGTTCATGGTGGTCCTAAAACAGTTTTTGGAAAAGTATTCCATCACGAAATGCAATTTTTAGCAAATAATGGCTACTTTGTATTTTTTACAAATCCTAGAGGTTCAGATGGTAGAGGTAAAGAATTTGCTGATATTCGTGGAAAATATGGAGAAATTGACTTTGATGACCTAATGAAATTTACTGATTCTGTAATTAAAAATTACCCTGCACTTGATGAAGAAAGACTTGCAATCATGGGTGGAAGCTATGGTGGTTTTATGACAAATTGGGCTATCGGACATACAAATAGATTTAAAGCTGCTTGTTCACAACGTTCAATTTCAAATATGACTTCTGAATTTTTACTTACAGATATTGGATATTATTTCATAGATGACCAAATCTCTGCAACTCCTTGGAATAATTATGAAAAATTATGGTATCATTCCCCACTTAAATATGCAAATAAGGCACAAACACCAACTCTTTTCATTCATTCAGATGAAGATTATAGATGTTGGATACCAGAAGGAATTCAAATGTTCTCTGCACTAAAATATCATAATATACCTGCGAGACTTGTAATGTTTAAAGGTGAAAATCATGAACTATCAAGAAGTG
Above is a genomic segment from Parvimonas micra containing:
- a CDS encoding GNAT family N-acetyltransferase — its product is MVIRFERGLRKENATLLCEWSNERGEAFQEQWMGLKISYPLTYDKIKEMENVFSIFNEDEFLGMIQQIRIEKDNIHIGRIIINPKKQGMGFGKEAIRSFIDLIFKDENIKSISLNVFDSNKNAKNLYTKLGFEIDEVIETPKLKYIMKKYR
- a CDS encoding GNAT family N-acetyltransferase, which gives rise to MLHLEKINRKNIWEILKLKVSKSQKNFVASNDVSIIEAYLTITSNGVVFPFGIYDGDRPVGFLMIGYDVDETWENVPNIAKENYNLWRLMIDETYQQKGFGKEAMKLALDFIKSFPCGKAEYCWLSYEPENKIAKELYHSFGFVENGDMDGDEVIAILKL
- a CDS encoding TetR/AcrR family transcriptional regulator; this translates as MVTKNFEKISEDKKQMIINKGIKIFSEFSFVEAKTDLIVKEAGISKGLLFYYFDNKKNFYLYLLNYAVDLLTQNLECKTYYDFFDNIFSIMDKKCNLIKKYPNETKFLNMASKETSKEVDKEIKDIFSEYHKKSNEKLKKQISNSIKIFNLRKDIDHELVVDALSLYIDAIVIKHLNLYQDNPMDLFDNYDEFKNSISKYLGLMLNGFLNTDCLR
- a CDS encoding alpha/beta hydrolase produces the protein MFYKNPYEYLSGKLENKKLINAGFSEKTYDTGTVKLNYVIGPKNGPSLLLIPAQIGMWESYKKVLIPLSKIFQVYSIDIRGHGKSTWTPGYYSWEIVGEDLKMFIKNVIKEKVLISGNSSGGILALWCAVNIPEYVSGIVLEDAPIFSTEMPRFKEQDKFVYNGLKHLVDKIGNIEDRDLADYFRDIETPASDKRIKKIPNWFANCLSKKIKKFQNKYPDKPITVGFPDSLRLLIKSLSMFDPDFARAFVDGRFYDGINHEEAFKKTKCPIMLIHADWKRYENFGLVGAFDEDDAKHAISLAPQIIYKKVSANHVIHAFKPKKFIELLTEFKESI
- a CDS encoding nuclear transport factor 2 family protein is translated as MKSEIMKVYNAYTEALLKGDFKSVFETMSDNIVWHMGGEGPLSGIVKGKEALGERLGEFTKRSNGTFRVITNWAASNDCFVVASVVSLAEKEDEKLNDPGIDLFRIENGKIQEVWTFAEQQEEEDKFWK
- a CDS encoding winged helix-turn-helix transcriptional regulator, with the protein product MSTIYDKCPYVTTQKVLQGKWAIVVLYHLSTGTKRFNELERLIPEVTRTVLTRQLRQLEQDKLIKRKVFAEVPPHVEYSLSTLGTKFQKVLNEIEIFGLDYISELNKINNLKNK
- a CDS encoding carbon-nitrogen hydrolase family protein, which encodes MKIGLVSYEFNNGEIEYNIKKIEKAIISDNGKADLLCFGETFLQGFDSLSWNYEIDKNIAITKDSFIMDKLKNLSEKYNIDLGIGYIEREREQIFSSFVVIEKGKIIHNYRRITKNWKEYSITDEHYCEGKISASFIYKNREFKIALCGDMWICPEKFKTNGILLWPVYCNFTKEEWENTEQSDYAKQSKLVSDNVLLVNSITKEEPISVGGAYYFKNGKIEKSLELDKEDILFVEI
- a CDS encoding GNAT family N-acetyltransferase, with the translated sequence MEIRRLIDTDVREFYNCLKIIDSETNFMMFEPDERVWNEEKLVKNLKDENNLFLGAIEDDKIVGFLSAERGAFRRIRHIAYIVIGIQKDYQNRKIGTKLFQMLDDWAVKNKIIRLELTVECENVSAIKLYEKMGFSIEGTKKKTMYVNGKYVDEYMMSKIF
- a CDS encoding S9 family peptidase produces the protein MKSIKIDEFKNFKFLGNLHLSKDEKNLFYSVSNMNLEKNSYEHRIYKMDLETKKSFVFTNGAKESSFIELLDGSILFASDREDKKEDSDITKFYRICPLGGEAVLDFTIPALVNRIKQINDDEFLVLANFNRTKELEKIEKEEEKEDSKEKTYDDSKDYLVATEIPFWGNNIGFTNEDRSRLYLFNKNTSELIPLSDDITDIYGLEINENKTKAVFIATSYTGKMPLVNEVKILDISSKAVDILAKDYSFEYANFIDNENIVVKASDMQEYGLNENSNIYIININNKSFEKIVNDNFDMCMHNSVGTDMRLTGGKSTLVKDGFMYFINTEVNSSYIYRIDKNGNLERLNEKSGSIDCIDVSKDGKIYAIALKDSNLQDVYEISREEENRISFHNDTTEYSLSEIEEITFTNDGIGFIGYVMKPVDYDPEKKYPGVLHVHGGPKTVFGKVFHHEMQFLANNGYFVFFTNPRGSDGRGKEFADIRGKYGEIDFDDLMKFTDSVIKNYPALDEERLAIMGGSYGGFMTNWAIGHTNRFKAACSQRSISNMTSEFLLTDIGYYFIDDQISATPWNNYEKLWYHSPLKYANKAQTPTLFIHSDEDYRCWIPEGIQMFSALKYHNIPARLVMFKGENHELSRSGKPMHRIRRLKEILEWFDNYLK